One Leptolyngbya sp. 'hensonii' DNA window includes the following coding sequences:
- a CDS encoding metal ABC transporter ATP-binding protein, with the protein MLDVSNVSVNYGEVQALERVSFRLPEGSLVGLIGPNGAGKSTLIRSLLSLIPLEGGQVLYQGQPLRRQRRRVAYVPQRSQIDWDYPITVWNVVMMGRTAHLGWFHSPGPATRDLVQAALQRVEMEHLRHRQIGELSGGEQQRVFLARALAQQADVFLLDEPLAGVDKRTEALLFEVYAELKAQHKILLISCHEWGAGLNRYDRLLLLNRWLIAEGFPEQVMTPENIQRAYGVPTLDRYKHDAADAMLFC; encoded by the coding sequence ATGTTAGATGTTAGCAATGTGTCTGTCAATTATGGGGAGGTTCAGGCTCTGGAACGGGTTAGTTTTCGCCTCCCTGAGGGTAGTCTGGTAGGTTTGATTGGGCCTAACGGAGCGGGAAAAAGCACCCTGATTCGGTCCCTGTTGAGTCTGATTCCGCTGGAAGGGGGGCAAGTATTGTACCAGGGGCAACCCCTGCGGCGGCAACGGCGGCGTGTTGCCTATGTGCCTCAGCGATCGCAAATTGATTGGGACTACCCCATCACCGTCTGGAATGTGGTGATGATGGGACGGACTGCTCATTTGGGCTGGTTCCACTCCCCTGGACCGGCAACGCGAGATCTGGTCCAAGCAGCACTGCAACGGGTTGAAATGGAGCACCTGCGCCATCGACAAATTGGAGAGCTATCCGGTGGTGAACAACAGCGGGTTTTCCTGGCCCGCGCCCTGGCCCAGCAAGCGGATGTATTTCTGTTAGATGAACCGCTGGCTGGGGTAGACAAGCGAACAGAGGCGCTGTTATTTGAGGTTTATGCTGAGCTAAAAGCGCAACATAAAATCCTGTTAATCAGTTGTCATGAGTGGGGAGCCGGTCTGAACCGCTACGATCGACTGCTCCTACTCAATCGCTGGCTCATAGCGGAGGGATTCCCAGAACAGGTGATGACCCCTGAAAATATTCAGCGGGCCTACGGGGTACCCACCCTCGACAGGTATAAGCATGATGCTGCAGACGCGATGTTGTTTTGTTGA
- a CDS encoding glycosyltransferase encodes MVGEGSVYFSLIIPTYNEAKNIPDIVRLLTRLLDEFIAGQYELIIVDDNSPDLTWEVAQAMAVDYPQLRVMRRQTERGLSTAVIRGWQAARGEVLGVIDGDLQHPPEVLRKLLTEIGQGADLAVASRHIEGGGVSQWSFVRRFLSRGAQLLGLLILPNVVGRVSDPMSGYFMFRRRAIAERILNPMGYKILLEVIGRGDVQQIAEVGYVFQERLEGESKVTWRQYVDYLLHLARLRSRGRISRLRKRFQPPLVRFFRFGLVGLSGVFVDMAMFYLLSDPSALALGLTRSKILAAETAVINNFLWNDFWTFRDLAANQQGWRKRLKRFLKFNIICLIGLVLNVLLLNLFFNVFHLNRYLANLIAIVLVAVWNFWISLKLSWRVTEVGK; translated from the coding sequence ATGGTCGGGGAGGGGTCAGTTTATTTTTCGCTGATTATTCCCACCTATAACGAAGCGAAGAACATTCCAGATATCGTCAGGCTATTAACCCGTCTTCTGGATGAATTTATTGCGGGTCAGTATGAGCTGATCATCGTAGACGACAACAGTCCCGATCTGACCTGGGAAGTGGCACAGGCAATGGCGGTTGATTACCCTCAATTGCGGGTGATGCGGCGGCAAACAGAACGGGGACTCTCAACCGCAGTGATTCGAGGCTGGCAGGCCGCTCGTGGGGAAGTGTTAGGGGTCATTGACGGAGATTTGCAACATCCGCCAGAAGTTCTGCGAAAGCTCCTGACAGAAATTGGCCAGGGCGCTGACCTGGCGGTTGCCAGCCGCCATATTGAAGGGGGAGGCGTCAGTCAGTGGAGCTTTGTCCGGCGATTTCTGTCCCGTGGGGCGCAACTCCTAGGGCTGTTGATTCTGCCAAATGTGGTTGGGCGTGTTTCTGACCCCATGAGCGGATATTTCATGTTCCGCCGTCGGGCGATCGCAGAACGGATTCTCAATCCCATGGGATACAAAATCCTGCTGGAGGTGATTGGTCGTGGGGATGTGCAGCAAATTGCCGAAGTTGGCTATGTCTTCCAGGAACGGCTGGAAGGAGAGAGTAAGGTCACCTGGCGGCAATATGTGGATTATCTCCTACACCTGGCCCGCCTGCGATCGCGGGGGCGTATCAGTCGCCTGCGAAAACGCTTTCAGCCTCCTCTGGTGCGGTTTTTCCGCTTTGGGCTGGTTGGGTTGAGCGGTGTCTTTGTAGATATGGCCATGTTTTATCTTTTGAGCGACCCCTCGGCCCTGGCTCTGGGGTTAACCCGCAGCAAGATTTTGGCGGCAGAAACAGCCGTCATTAATAACTTCCTCTGGAACGACTTCTGGACTTTCCGAGATCTGGCGGCCAATCAACAGGGCTGGCGAAAACGCCTGAAGCGCTTCCTCAAGTTCAATATCATTTGCTTGATCGGGCTGGTTCTGAACGTGCTGCTCCTGAATCTGTTCTTTAATGTGTTCCATCTCAACCGGTATCTGGCTAACCTGATTGCGATCGTGCTGGTGGCAGTCTGGAACTTCTGGATTAGCTTGAAGCTGAGTTGGCGAGTGACCGAAGTTGGGAAGTAA
- a CDS encoding metal ABC transporter permease, translating into MVHFLLEPLHYEFMRNALLVGILVGVLCAVVGTYLIVQRISLLGDVMAHSVMPGLSIAFFLKANILVGAFISGLVSAFVIAWIRSQTRVKVDAAMALVFSSFFALGVLLFSLLDNRLDLNSFLFGDILSVTGADVVRTGVITAFVLLLVKGFYKELLFYTFDRLGAQAIGLPVTWIYLGLMSAVALTIIASMQTVGVVLVIALLVGPGTTAYLLVQELYQMMIWGAAIGAGASVIGLYISYYLNVPSGPCIALVSFGLFLVGLAINLVRGIWLKRQG; encoded by the coding sequence ATGGTGCATTTTCTGTTAGAACCCCTCCACTATGAATTCATGCGGAATGCTCTGTTGGTGGGCATCCTGGTGGGTGTCCTCTGTGCAGTGGTGGGCACATATCTGATTGTGCAGCGGATTTCTCTGCTGGGAGACGTGATGGCCCACTCTGTCATGCCGGGCTTGTCGATCGCCTTCTTCCTGAAAGCTAACATTCTCGTAGGGGCCTTCATTTCTGGCCTTGTCAGCGCTTTTGTCATTGCCTGGATTCGCAGTCAGACCCGAGTCAAAGTGGATGCAGCCATGGCCCTGGTTTTTTCCAGTTTCTTTGCATTGGGAGTCTTATTATTCAGTTTGTTGGATAACCGGTTAGATCTAAACAGTTTTCTGTTTGGAGATATTCTCAGTGTCACTGGGGCTGATGTGGTGCGAACGGGGGTGATTACCGCATTTGTCCTCTTGCTGGTCAAAGGCTTCTATAAAGAGTTACTCTTCTATACCTTTGATCGATTGGGGGCTCAGGCGATTGGCCTGCCCGTGACCTGGATTTATCTGGGTTTGATGTCGGCTGTGGCGTTGACCATCATTGCCAGTATGCAGACGGTGGGGGTCGTTCTGGTAATTGCCTTGCTGGTGGGGCCGGGGACGACAGCCTATCTCCTGGTGCAAGAACTCTACCAGATGATGATTTGGGGAGCGGCGATCGGGGCTGGTGCCAGTGTGATCGGGCTTTATATCAGCTATTACCTGAATGTTCCGTCAGGCCCCTGTATTGCGTTGGTGAGTTTTGGCCTGTTCCTGGTGGGGCTGGCGATTAACCTGGTTCGAGGAATCTGGCTGAAACGGCAAGGTTGA